In Holophagales bacterium, one DNA window encodes the following:
- a CDS encoding NADH-quinone oxidoreductase subunit J, with protein sequence MSFLVAHGSALLFYLFAGLVLAGAVGVVTLRNPMYGALSLLGAFLGVAALFLLRHAEFVGLVQIFVYGGGVMVLFLFVIMLVNLHRLQESRMFASTAPLAAVVGALLVGLIVWALAQAPRAVPTVAASTSLRSIAGATAGNSEAVAWVLFKDYLVPFEIASVFLLVAMIGAVVLGRKG encoded by the coding sequence AGTTTCCTCGTCGCCCACGGCTCGGCGCTGCTCTTCTACCTCTTCGCGGGCTTGGTGCTCGCCGGGGCAGTCGGAGTGGTGACCTTGCGCAACCCGATGTACGGGGCGCTTTCGCTGCTCGGCGCCTTTCTCGGCGTCGCGGCACTGTTTCTGCTGCGCCACGCCGAGTTCGTCGGCCTGGTCCAGATCTTCGTCTACGGAGGAGGAGTCATGGTGCTCTTCCTCTTCGTGATCATGCTGGTCAATCTGCACCGGCTCCAGGAGTCGCGCATGTTCGCCAGCACCGCACCGCTTGCCGCGGTGGTCGGCGCCCTCCTCGTCGGGCTGATCGTCTGGGCGCTCGCCCAGGCTCCGCGGGCCGTGCCGACCGTTGCTGCCTCCACTTCGCTCCGGTCGATCGCCGGAGCGACGGCCGGCAATTCCGAAGCCGTGGCCTGGGTCCTCTTCAAGGACTATCTGGTGCCGTTCGAGATCGCCTCGGTGTTTCTGCTCGTTGCGATGATCGGCGCCGTCGTGCTGGGGAGGAAGGGATGA
- the nuoK gene encoding NADH-quinone oxidoreductase subunit NuoK, translating into MGSSHYLALSAILFALGLFGIATRRNLITVLMSIELVLNSVNLNLVAFSFERSDLTGQVFAVFTIAVAAGEAAVGLGLLLALYRLRSTTELDRARELEG; encoded by the coding sequence ATCGGCTCGAGCCACTATCTTGCCCTTTCGGCGATCCTCTTCGCCCTCGGCCTGTTCGGCATCGCCACCCGCCGAAATCTGATCACCGTTCTGATGTCGATCGAGCTGGTGCTCAACTCGGTGAACCTGAACCTGGTGGCGTTCTCCTTCGAGCGCTCCGACCTCACCGGGCAGGTCTTCGCCGTGTTCACCATCGCCGTGGCCGCCGGCGAGGCAGCCGTCGGACTCGGACTCCTCCTTGCGCTCTACCGGCTCCGGTCGACGACCGAGCTCGATCGAGCGCGCGAGTTGGAGGGCTAG
- the nuoL gene encoding NADH-quinone oxidoreductase subunit L, with translation MEKLLWLVPLLPFLGALTNGVLLKGRISQRGVTAVACGSVGLSLLAALASIGGYLTNGAFAGGKPFELVLWSWVPAGLVSLGGGVLADLQIPFAFLLDPLSSVMLFVVTFVGFLIHVYSVGYMGHEEGYQRYFAYLNLFMGAMLLLVLGNNFLVTFVGWEGVGLCSYLLIGFYYDQEFPPYAGRKAFIVNRVGDFAFLTGLFALVSQYGTLEYRKVIEAVAANPEKATSPYLLGLSLASFVALCLFVGAMGKSAQIPLYVWLPDAMAGPTPVSALIHAATMVTAGVYIVVRMNVLYQLAPGVSLFVAGIGAATALMAATIGLAQNDIKKVLAYSTVSQLGYMFLAAGVGAYTAAIFHLGTHAFFKALLFLGSGSVIHAMSGEQNMQKMGGLAKHLPVTYRTFLIATVAIAGIPPLAGFFSKDEILAGAFGGGHYLLWTVGLLTAGLTACYMFRAVYLTFHGEFRGTHEQAHHLHESPKVMTVPLMILAVGAVVAGWVGIPAVMTFGKDVNWLHHFLGPVIAEVPEHGGEHAMSHALKWVLIAVSVAVAVVGIGIARRLWGTRGVAADDAFKAAFPAVQRTLENKYWVDELYDATIVRATWATAAGLHRFDASFIDGLLVNGARHVTVAVSMVSGFFDKYVVDGLVNLVGWLSRQGSRALRSAQSGLLSQYALALTVGVVALVCLYIVMR, from the coding sequence ATGGAGAAGCTCCTCTGGCTGGTCCCGCTTCTGCCGTTTCTCGGTGCACTGACCAACGGCGTCCTTCTCAAGGGACGGATCTCTCAGCGCGGTGTGACGGCCGTGGCGTGCGGTAGCGTCGGGCTGTCGCTGCTGGCAGCGCTCGCCTCGATCGGCGGCTACCTGACGAACGGTGCGTTCGCCGGCGGCAAGCCGTTCGAGCTCGTCCTGTGGTCCTGGGTCCCCGCGGGCCTGGTGAGCCTGGGCGGTGGCGTCCTCGCCGACCTGCAGATCCCGTTCGCCTTCCTCCTCGACCCGCTGTCGTCGGTGATGCTGTTCGTGGTGACCTTCGTCGGCTTCCTGATTCACGTGTACTCGGTGGGTTACATGGGTCACGAGGAGGGCTATCAGCGCTACTTCGCCTACCTGAACCTGTTCATGGGGGCGATGCTGCTGCTGGTGCTGGGGAACAACTTCCTGGTGACGTTCGTCGGCTGGGAGGGCGTGGGGCTCTGCTCGTACCTGCTGATCGGCTTCTACTACGACCAGGAGTTTCCGCCGTACGCGGGGCGCAAGGCGTTCATCGTCAACCGGGTGGGCGACTTCGCCTTCCTGACGGGACTGTTCGCGCTGGTGTCGCAGTACGGAACGCTGGAGTACCGCAAGGTGATCGAGGCGGTGGCGGCGAACCCGGAGAAGGCGACGTCGCCGTACCTGCTGGGGTTGTCGCTGGCGAGCTTCGTGGCGCTCTGCCTGTTCGTGGGCGCGATGGGCAAGTCGGCGCAGATCCCGCTCTACGTCTGGCTGCCGGATGCGATGGCCGGCCCGACGCCGGTGTCGGCGCTCATCCACGCGGCGACGATGGTGACGGCGGGCGTCTACATCGTGGTGCGGATGAACGTCCTCTACCAGTTGGCGCCCGGGGTGTCGCTGTTCGTGGCGGGGATCGGGGCGGCGACGGCGCTGATGGCGGCGACGATCGGCCTGGCGCAGAACGACATCAAGAAGGTGCTGGCGTACTCGACGGTGTCGCAGCTGGGGTACATGTTCCTGGCGGCGGGAGTCGGGGCGTACACGGCGGCGATCTTCCACCTGGGGACGCACGCGTTCTTCAAGGCCCTGCTCTTCCTCGGCTCGGGCTCGGTGATCCACGCGATGTCGGGCGAGCAGAACATGCAGAAGATGGGCGGGCTCGCCAAGCACCTGCCGGTGACCTACCGGACGTTCCTGATCGCGACGGTGGCGATCGCGGGGATTCCGCCGCTGGCCGGGTTCTTCAGCAAGGACGAGATCCTGGCCGGGGCGTTCGGCGGCGGGCACTATCTGCTGTGGACGGTGGGTCTGCTGACGGCGGGGCTGACGGCGTGCTACATGTTCCGGGCGGTGTACCTGACGTTCCACGGGGAGTTCCGCGGGACGCACGAGCAGGCGCACCACCTGCACGAGTCGCCGAAGGTGATGACGGTGCCGCTGATGATCCTGGCGGTCGGTGCGGTGGTGGCGGGTTGGGTCGGGATCCCGGCGGTGATGACGTTCGGCAAGGACGTGAACTGGCTGCACCACTTCCTCGGGCCGGTGATCGCGGAGGTGCCGGAGCACGGCGGCGAGCATGCGATGTCGCACGCGTTGAAGTGGGTGCTGATCGCCGTGTCGGTAGCGGTTGCCGTCGTCGGCATCGGGATCGCGCGGCGTCTGTGGGGCACCCGCGGCGTGGCAGCCGACGACGCGTTCAAGGCGGCCTTCCCGGCCGTCCAGCGCACCCTCGAGAACAAGTACTGGGTCGACGAGCTCTACGACGCGACGATCGTCCGGGCGACCTGGGCGACGGCCGCCGGGCTCCATCGCTTCGACGCCTCGTTCATCGACGGATTGCTGGTCAACGGAGCGCGGCACGTCACCGTCGCCGTCTCGATGGTTTCGGGTTTCTTCGACAAATACGTAGTCGACGGACTGGTCAACCTCGTCGGTTGGCTGTCGCGCCAGGGCTCGCGCGCCCTGCGTTCGGCGCAGAGCGGGCTGCTCTCGCAGTACGCGCTCGCGCTCACCGTCGGCGTGGTGGCGCTGGTCTGTCTCTATATCGTGATGCGCTGA
- a CDS encoding NADH-quinone oxidoreductase subunit M gives MFDWVHQVPILSLIAYLPLAGALALLLIPKEQTGRIRGFATAVAFADFLLSLPLWFAFNRGGELFQFVEDVPWISAIGVRYQFGIDGIALLLVLLTTLLGVLAFLSSWSAIHEREKEYYAFMLLLQTGMLGVFMALDFFLFYVFWEVMLVPMYFLIGIWGGPRKLYAAIKFFLYTLVGSVLMLLGILALYFFNGQGLLGWKGLGNPQTFSILKFHEIAAQIPADLQWWIFLAFFVGFAIKVPMFPFHTWLPDAHVEAPTAGSVILAGVLLKMGTYGFVRFSLPILPNATVALLPWMAGLSIIGIIYGALVAMAQKDMKKLVAYSSVSHLGFVMLGLFALNGPGIKGGVLQMINHGISTGALFLLVGIVYERRHTRMIADYGGLSKEMPAYATIFLIITMSSIGLPALNGFIGEFTILVGAFNRVWWWGVCAAIGIVLGAAYMLWMYQRVFFGPLTNPENRGVADLNRREWLYLVPLVLLCFWIGLYPRPLFDVLDKPVTYVVAKLDPALAAHAGSVTAPATEKEAK, from the coding sequence ATGTTCGACTGGGTCCATCAAGTTCCGATCCTCAGCCTGATTGCCTACCTGCCGCTGGCGGGAGCGCTGGCGTTGCTTCTGATTCCCAAGGAGCAGACCGGGCGCATCCGCGGTTTCGCCACCGCCGTGGCGTTCGCCGACTTCCTGCTGTCCCTCCCACTCTGGTTCGCGTTCAACCGCGGCGGAGAGCTCTTCCAGTTCGTCGAGGACGTTCCCTGGATCTCCGCGATCGGCGTCCGGTACCAGTTCGGCATCGACGGTATCGCCCTTCTCCTCGTCCTGCTGACCACGCTGCTCGGCGTCCTGGCCTTCCTCTCCTCGTGGTCCGCTATTCACGAGCGCGAGAAGGAGTACTACGCCTTCATGCTGCTGTTGCAGACCGGCATGCTCGGCGTCTTCATGGCGCTCGACTTCTTCCTCTTCTACGTCTTCTGGGAGGTCATGCTGGTGCCGATGTATTTCCTCATCGGCATCTGGGGCGGCCCACGCAAGCTCTACGCCGCGATCAAGTTCTTCCTCTACACCCTGGTCGGCTCGGTGCTGATGCTGCTCGGCATCCTCGCGCTCTACTTCTTCAACGGCCAGGGGCTGTTGGGCTGGAAGGGTCTGGGCAATCCCCAGACGTTCTCGATCCTGAAGTTCCACGAAATCGCGGCGCAGATTCCGGCGGATCTCCAGTGGTGGATCTTCCTCGCCTTCTTCGTCGGCTTCGCGATCAAGGTGCCGATGTTCCCCTTCCACACCTGGTTGCCGGACGCCCACGTCGAAGCGCCCACCGCCGGTTCGGTCATTCTGGCGGGCGTTCTGCTGAAGATGGGGACCTACGGCTTCGTCCGCTTCTCGCTACCGATCCTCCCGAACGCGACCGTGGCCCTTCTCCCGTGGATGGCCGGCCTGTCGATCATCGGCATCATCTACGGGGCGCTCGTCGCCATGGCCCAGAAGGACATGAAGAAGCTGGTGGCGTATTCGTCGGTCAGCCACCTCGGTTTCGTCATGCTCGGGCTGTTCGCCCTGAACGGGCCCGGGATCAAGGGTGGCGTGCTGCAGATGATCAATCACGGCATCTCGACCGGCGCCCTCTTCCTTCTCGTTGGCATCGTCTACGAGCGGCGGCACACCCGCATGATCGCCGACTACGGTGGCCTCTCGAAGGAGATGCCGGCTTACGCCACGATCTTCCTCATCATCACGATGTCGTCGATCGGGCTGCCGGCGCTCAACGGCTTCATCGGTGAGTTCACGATCCTCGTCGGCGCCTTCAACCGCGTCTGGTGGTGGGGCGTGTGCGCCGCGATCGGCATCGTCCTCGGGGCGGCCTACATGCTGTGGATGTACCAGCGGGTCTTCTTCGGGCCGCTGACGAATCCGGAGAACCGCGGCGTCGCCGACCTCAACCGCCGCGAGTGGCTCTACCTCGTTCCGCTCGTCCTCCTCTGCTTCTGGATCGGTCTCTATCCGCGACCGCTCTTCGACGTGCTCGACAAGCCGGTGACCTATGTCGTCGCCAAGCTCGATCCGGCGCTCGCTGCGCATGCCGGGTCGGTCACTGCCCCGGCGACGGAGAAGGAGGCCAAGTGA
- a CDS encoding NADH-quinone oxidoreductase subunit N, with protein sequence MSPFPPAAEFAALAPEILLAVCGCVLLLAGVIGRGLSHRIAAGATLASFAAAAVALAIVRPEYATGRLILNGGFAIDPFALFWKGLVILGGALAAIVSLRFVEEGGQRPGEYYALLLLASTGMAGMASGYSLLAIWISLELMALASYVLTGYFRSQTRSHEAALKYFVLGALSSGVMLYGISLVYGATGTLQLDRLAAATSAGGGDRVLAFGWLLMLAGLLFKVAAVPFHVWTPDVYTGAPTPVTAFLAAGSKAISFAVIVRILFQGLPGLAADWKSVLAVVAAATMVWGNVAALTQRNVKRMLAYSSIAHAGYILMGIVATNAIGSWAVLFYLASYVFVTFGVFAVVILLERGEYAGETTEDFAGLASRAPFLSATLVVFLLALTGIPPTGGFVGKLYLFAAAIQGGWGWLAVIGVLTSAMSLYYYFRLVVAMYQQDATDATPRPLKSSSLAAAIAVCVLVTLVLGLYPGPLIDLARSAALPVP encoded by the coding sequence GTGAGCCCCTTTCCCCCCGCAGCGGAGTTCGCGGCCCTGGCGCCGGAGATCCTGCTCGCAGTCTGCGGTTGCGTCCTGCTCCTCGCCGGCGTGATCGGGCGTGGTCTCTCGCACCGCATCGCTGCGGGAGCGACACTCGCCAGCTTCGCTGCGGCGGCGGTGGCCCTGGCGATCGTGAGGCCGGAGTATGCGACCGGCCGACTGATCCTGAACGGCGGATTCGCCATCGACCCGTTCGCCCTCTTCTGGAAGGGACTGGTGATCCTCGGCGGAGCGCTCGCCGCGATCGTGTCCCTTCGCTTCGTCGAGGAGGGGGGACAGCGTCCGGGGGAGTACTACGCCCTGCTGCTTCTTGCGTCGACCGGCATGGCGGGGATGGCGAGTGGCTACAGCCTCCTCGCCATCTGGATTTCGCTCGAGCTCATGGCACTGGCGAGCTACGTGCTCACCGGCTACTTCCGCAGCCAGACGCGCTCGCACGAGGCCGCCCTCAAATACTTCGTCCTCGGCGCCTTGTCGAGCGGGGTGATGCTGTACGGCATCTCGCTCGTCTACGGGGCGACCGGCACGCTCCAGCTCGACCGTCTGGCGGCGGCGACGTCGGCCGGCGGCGGCGATCGCGTCCTCGCTTTCGGCTGGCTCCTGATGCTTGCCGGCCTGCTCTTCAAGGTTGCGGCGGTCCCCTTCCACGTCTGGACTCCCGACGTCTACACGGGCGCTCCGACGCCGGTGACGGCGTTCCTCGCGGCCGGCTCGAAGGCGATCTCCTTCGCCGTCATCGTTCGCATCCTCTTCCAGGGGTTGCCCGGCCTCGCCGCGGACTGGAAGTCGGTCCTGGCGGTGGTCGCGGCCGCGACGATGGTCTGGGGCAACGTCGCCGCACTGACCCAGCGCAACGTCAAGCGGATGCTCGCCTACAGTTCGATCGCCCATGCCGGCTACATCCTCATGGGGATCGTGGCGACCAATGCGATCGGATCGTGGGCGGTGCTCTTTTACCTGGCCTCCTATGTCTTCGTGACCTTCGGTGTCTTCGCCGTGGTGATCCTTCTCGAGCGGGGAGAGTACGCCGGAGAGACCACAGAGGACTTCGCCGGCCTCGCCAGCCGCGCGCCCTTCCTTTCCGCCACGCTGGTGGTCTTCCTGCTCGCGCTCACCGGCATCCCACCGACCGGCGGCTTCGTCGGCAAGCTCTACCTCTTCGCGGCGGCGATCCAGGGAGGCTGGGGTTGGCTCGCCGTCATCGGCGTGCTGACGTCGGCAATGTCCCTCTACTACTACTTCCGCCTGGTCGTCGCGATGTATCAGCAGGATGCGACGGACGCCACGCCCCGCCCACTCAAGTCCTCGTCGCTGGCTGCGGCGATCGCCGTATGCGTCCTCGTGACGCTGGTGCTGGGCCTGTATCCCGGACCGCTAATCGACCTGGCCCGCTCCGCCGCCCTGCCGGTTCCCTGA
- a CDS encoding sigma-70 family RNA polymerase sigma factor: MPFLDALYNTALRMTRNPQDAEDLIQETYLKAYRHYDKFQPGTNLKAWLFKIMKNTFINEYRKRQLAPPASDFAEIEETFESEVSDEALRQIKNPEEEALENVLDEDVQRALDGLPADYRMVVLLADVEGFAYREIAEILDIPVGTVMSRLYRGRKKLESDMLRYAREHGYLRDVEPSKLKTRADPAAGRAGDPAGTGKE, translated from the coding sequence ATGCCGTTTCTCGATGCCCTGTACAACACCGCTTTGCGCATGACGCGCAATCCGCAGGATGCCGAAGACCTGATCCAGGAGACCTACCTCAAGGCGTACCGCCACTACGACAAGTTTCAGCCCGGGACGAACCTCAAGGCGTGGCTCTTCAAGATCATGAAGAACACGTTCATCAACGAATACCGGAAGCGCCAGTTGGCGCCCCCCGCGAGCGACTTCGCCGAGATCGAGGAGACCTTCGAGAGCGAGGTCAGCGACGAGGCGCTCCGCCAGATCAAGAACCCCGAGGAAGAGGCGCTCGAGAACGTCCTCGACGAGGATGTCCAGCGCGCGCTCGACGGGCTTCCCGCCGACTACCGGATGGTGGTGCTGCTCGCCGATGTCGAAGGGTTTGCCTACCGGGAGATCGCCGAGATTCTCGACATTCCGGTGGGCACAGTGATGAGCCGCCTCTACCGTGGCCGCAAGAAGCTCGAAAGCGACATGCTGCGGTATGCCCGCGAGCACGGCTACCTGCGAGACGTCGAGCCGAGCAAGCTCAAGACGCGTGCGGACCCCGCCGCAGGTCGGGCAGGCGACCCCGCCGGTACCGGCAAGGAATAG
- a CDS encoding zf-HC2 domain-containing protein encodes MHCRRVQRFIFLFADGQVAGAVEVAFRSHVEICPQCARELEAAIRLRALLRQRCRRDCAPAHLRSRLLGLLAGRLASEAGEDDER; translated from the coding sequence ATGCACTGTAGGCGAGTCCAGCGCTTCATCTTCCTGTTCGCCGATGGGCAGGTGGCCGGCGCGGTCGAGGTCGCTTTTCGCAGCCATGTCGAGATCTGCCCGCAGTGCGCGCGTGAGCTCGAGGCAGCTATCCGGCTGCGTGCGCTGTTGCGACAACGGTGTCGTCGCGACTGCGCTCCGGCGCATCTGCGCTCGCGACTGCTCGGGCTCCTCGCGGGCCGGCTGGCGAGCGAGGCAGGGGAGGACGATGAGCGCTGA
- a CDS encoding TlpA family protein disulfide reductase yields MSAERLTARVKRIGLSLALLVTLLGRPVAGAAAAFHLVGLDGTELGGAQVSQGVTIAVVWASWSPRCRDVGVQANGLVERWSGRARVVTVNFQEEKDAARIFAEEQDLRAPVYLDPDGEFAKAFGVTNLPGLLVLRDGQVAYSGKFPPDVDKVLSEHVP; encoded by the coding sequence ATGAGCGCTGAACGACTGACTGCCCGCGTGAAACGGATTGGGCTCTCGCTGGCCCTCTTGGTGACCCTTCTCGGCAGGCCGGTAGCCGGTGCCGCGGCTGCGTTCCATCTCGTCGGACTGGATGGGACCGAGCTCGGCGGCGCCCAGGTCTCCCAGGGCGTGACGATCGCCGTGGTGTGGGCATCGTGGTCCCCTCGCTGTCGCGACGTGGGCGTCCAAGCCAACGGTCTCGTCGAGCGGTGGTCGGGCAGGGCGCGGGTGGTGACCGTCAATTTCCAGGAGGAGAAGGACGCGGCGCGTATCTTCGCGGAGGAGCAGGACCTGCGGGCTCCCGTCTATCTCGATCCGGACGGCGAGTTCGCCAAGGCGTTCGGTGTCACGAACCTCCCGGGACTTCTCGTGCTCCGCGACGGGCAGGTGGCTTACAGTGGGAAGTTCCCCCCGGACGTTGACAAAGTTCTCTCCGAGCACGTCCCCTAG
- a CDS encoding peptidoglycan DD-metalloendopeptidase family protein encodes MVERLSKRPLSVHRQEARLGRGQTVAEVLRGLGLSGSEAQALVAVSASFVDLRQLPDGTRWAAGLDADRHPTSFELEIDGRGVFSAERASEGWKGSWRAFSRTVERRAIQGEVNGAFEGAVEQAGAPGDLAYAVAEVLQWDLDFNRDLRRGDRFEILFEQILLEGKPYSLGNVLAVRYTNRGRTLEAYRFGSGEYFDAEGRPLQKMFLRSPIPYSRVTSRFSSRRFHPVLKVAMPHYGVDYGAPEGTPARATAAGVVAFVGWDGGGGKTVKIRHPNGFLTGYLHLSRFAAGVTVGSRVAQGEVIGYVGSTGLATGPHLDYRVQQNGRWIDPLSLNRVPADPVPLAKLPEFLAARDAMRVSFAERAATTVGTATLASAGTVPSPAQATGGREPTGRAGSR; translated from the coding sequence ATGGTCGAGCGGCTGAGCAAGCGCCCCCTTTCGGTTCATCGCCAGGAAGCCCGTCTCGGACGTGGTCAGACCGTCGCCGAAGTGCTGCGGGGTCTCGGGCTGAGCGGGAGCGAGGCGCAAGCGCTCGTCGCCGTCTCCGCGAGCTTCGTCGACCTGCGCCAGCTTCCTGACGGTACGCGATGGGCCGCCGGCCTCGACGCGGATCGCCACCCGACCTCTTTCGAGCTCGAAATCGATGGCCGCGGCGTCTTCTCCGCGGAACGAGCGAGCGAGGGTTGGAAGGGCAGTTGGCGCGCCTTCTCGCGGACGGTCGAGCGTCGGGCGATCCAGGGCGAGGTGAACGGAGCCTTCGAGGGGGCGGTCGAGCAGGCGGGGGCTCCAGGCGATCTCGCCTACGCGGTAGCCGAGGTCCTGCAATGGGATCTCGACTTCAACCGCGACCTGCGACGCGGGGATCGCTTCGAGATCCTCTTCGAACAGATTCTGCTGGAAGGCAAGCCCTATTCACTTGGCAACGTCCTGGCGGTTCGCTACACGAACCGCGGTCGAACCCTCGAGGCCTATCGCTTCGGCTCCGGGGAGTATTTCGACGCGGAGGGTCGCCCGCTGCAGAAGATGTTCCTGCGGTCGCCGATCCCCTACTCCCGGGTCACGTCGCGATTCTCCTCGCGACGCTTCCATCCCGTGTTGAAGGTCGCCATGCCGCACTACGGGGTGGACTACGGCGCTCCGGAAGGCACCCCGGCGCGAGCGACCGCTGCGGGCGTCGTTGCCTTCGTCGGTTGGGACGGCGGCGGGGGCAAGACGGTGAAGATTCGCCACCCGAACGGGTTCCTCACCGGGTACCTTCACCTCTCGCGATTCGCCGCGGGTGTCACCGTCGGAAGCCGTGTCGCCCAGGGCGAAGTGATCGGGTACGTCGGGTCGACGGGGTTGGCGACGGGGCCGCACCTCGACTACCGCGTGCAGCAGAACGGGCGCTGGATCGATCCGCTCTCTCTCAACCGGGTTCCGGCAGACCCCGTGCCGCTCGCCAAGCTGCCCGAGTTCCTCGCTGCGCGCGATGCGATGCGGGTGAGCTTCGCCGAGCGCGCAGCGACAACGGTCGGCACGGCGACGCTTGCCAGCGCCGGGACCGTGCCTTCGCCGGCGCAGGCCACCGGGGGGCGCGAACCGACGGGTCGTGCGGGCAGCCGCTGA
- a CDS encoding helix-turn-helix transcriptional regulator, producing MSHDPDDRDALLGTTLRRLRRERKLEVADVAARAGLSVVELTRLERGTYRVGLDTLVRILSALGAERELAAATNPGPTDPPPGRSTGAGGDPDADESAPPRRRSRPAGLGEPLTLL from the coding sequence GTGTCCCACGACCCGGACGATCGCGATGCGTTGCTCGGCACGACCTTGCGACGACTTCGCAGAGAACGGAAGCTCGAGGTGGCCGACGTCGCTGCCCGGGCAGGCCTGTCGGTCGTCGAACTGACCCGGCTCGAGCGCGGGACCTATCGCGTCGGGCTCGACACCCTGGTGCGGATCCTCTCGGCTCTGGGAGCCGAGCGCGAATTGGCCGCCGCGACGAACCCCGGCCCGACCGATCCACCGCCCGGCCGATCGACCGGCGCTGGCGGAGATCCCGATGCCGACGAGAGCGCCCCGCCCCGTCGCCGATCCCGCCCGGCAGGGCTTGGCGAACCCTTGACCTTGTTGTAA
- a CDS encoding ABC transporter permease → MSFLDAIHRHGFVFRELVRRDLQSRYAGSALGVLWSFVHPVWQLALFTFVFSWVMRVPLAGQGTERFAIFLFAGLLPWIAVQEAIVRATTAVTDNATLVKRLSFPSEVLVGAPVTAALVHEGIAASVFGLALFVLGEGDLRQAYWLVPAVILQCGLTLGLGLILAAVHVFFRDTSQLVSIVLSGWFYLTPIVYPLTMVPESWRRWLELNPLVALVGLYRSALLGGPMPTWRALTVLAFSAALAFSAGAALFRRLRPSFSDEI, encoded by the coding sequence ATGTCTTTTCTCGACGCCATTCACCGCCACGGATTCGTCTTCCGCGAGCTCGTCCGCCGCGACCTGCAATCACGATATGCGGGCTCCGCCCTCGGCGTCCTGTGGTCCTTCGTGCATCCGGTCTGGCAGCTCGCTTTGTTCACCTTCGTCTTCTCCTGGGTCATGCGGGTGCCCCTGGCCGGTCAAGGGACGGAACGATTCGCCATCTTCCTCTTCGCCGGGCTTCTCCCTTGGATCGCTGTCCAGGAGGCGATCGTTCGGGCGACCACCGCCGTCACCGACAACGCGACGCTCGTCAAGCGGTTGAGCTTCCCGAGCGAGGTCCTCGTCGGGGCGCCGGTGACGGCCGCGTTGGTTCACGAAGGCATTGCTGCCAGCGTCTTCGGCCTAGCGCTCTTCGTCCTGGGAGAGGGGGACTTGCGACAGGCCTACTGGCTGGTGCCGGCAGTCATCCTGCAGTGCGGCTTGACGTTGGGGCTCGGGCTGATCCTGGCGGCCGTGCACGTTTTCTTTCGCGACACGTCGCAGCTCGTCTCGATCGTGCTCTCGGGGTGGTTCTACCTGACCCCGATCGTCTACCCGCTGACGATGGTTCCCGAGTCGTGGCGCCGATGGCTCGAGCTCAATCCGCTCGTCGCCCTGGTCGGACTCTATCGGTCGGCGCTGCTGGGCGGACCGATGCCGACGTGGCGGGCCCTGACGGTCTTGGCGTTCTCGGCCGCGCTGGCGTTCTCGGCCGGCGCGGCCCTCTTCCGACGGCTGCGCCCCTCTTTCTCCGACGAGATTTGA